In the Acomys russatus chromosome 20, mAcoRus1.1, whole genome shotgun sequence genome, taaggagaaaagaagaaatttaaaaatgaagaaaaggccaGGTATGGTATCCCACATCTTTCCTCTGAGCTCTCAGTAGGGATGCTGAAGCAGGCATTGATGGCTAGCAAGCAGTTCCTGGCTAAGGAATActaaattgattttgttttcctttttgagacactATGTagttcagcctggcctcaaactcacagccctCATTTCTCAGCCTCCAAAACAATGGGCACAAGCTACAGCATGCCGCCCCACCCCAcaactttttttggttttgtttgtttttcttttgattttttgtttgtttgttgttttgtttgtgtttgtttgtttgttttggtttttcgagacagggtttctctgtggagccttggccatcctggactcactttgtagaccaggctggcctcgaactcacagcgatctgcctgcctctgcctcctgagtgctgggattaaaggcgtgcgccaccacgcccggctcttgtttgtttttcaagacagggtttctctgggtagccttggctcccctggactcactctgtagaccaggctggcctcaaaaacacagcgatccgcctgtgtctgcctcctgagtgctgggattaacagcgtgcgccaccaccgcctggctagacTAAGTATTATTAACATGTAGTATTCTTAGATGACCTTGTGTAATAACTAAAAATTGTTAGGATAAAAATAAGACCACAAAAGAGTatagctggacagtggtggcacacacctttaatcacagcaatcaggaggcagaggcaagcaggtttctctgagtacaaggacagcctggtctatagaaggagtccaggataaccagggctatacagagaaatcctgtctcaaaaaaaaaaaacaaaaaaccaaacaaataaaaaaaggcaaataaaggtcttctacacacacatgcacacacactcagtaaatataattaaatatgttttcagaataaaaagatAGGATCTGGGGATTGGCTCAGTTGATCCAAAGCCTTGGGTTTGCTCCTCAGCACCTGATAGACAGGAAgatgtggcacacatctgtgataCCAGCACTTCGTCAGTAAAAACAGAAAGATCTGGAGTTTAAAGTCATCCAtgagcagtggcacatgcctttaatcccagcactcgggaggtagaaatcaggcagatctttgtgagttcaaggccagcctggtctacacagtgagttccaggacaaccaggactacagagagaaaccccgtcttgaaaaaccaaaaaattaattaattaaaaaagtagGACTGAAAAGTGGCTTGGTGGCAAAGAACATAcatactcttgcagaagacccaggttgttggaggttggtctgatgctatGTATTCAAACGCTAAATTACTGCCCTGCAAGGTCTGATTGCAGCCCAGATTGTGGGGCTCACGGACCATGCCTCCAGGGGAATTGGCATGGGACTAGTGAGATTGTTCGTGTTCAAACTCCAGAAATCTCAagcttgagatttaaaatctcatcctgagaatggaaggtgtgggacaaagctgtttcctgtttccgtgcctgcctcaggagcatgtAACACAACCCCAAAGTGGTTACTGGTGGTCAGTCATGTGAACTtgtcacctgttatctttccccatGCAAACAGAGTGTTGCCAGCATCCTAAGTCCCAGTCAATGAGATACATTCATCCACAAAGCCCCTCTCctctgcccaaggtttataagtccctgtttcacttgaaaaaaacaacaacaaaaaaaaaaaaccaaaaaaccggCAAGCACCATCTGCTTCTCCGAAGGACGCCTGAGACTGGCTGTTTATTCTGTCTGAGCTGTAGCGCTGGGGAAAGAAGGGCCtccctagctgggtgtggtggcgcacgcctttaatcccagcactcgggaggcagaggcaggcggatcgctgtgagttcgatgccagcctggtctacaaagcgagtccaggacagtcaaggctacacagagaaaccctgtctcgaaaaccccccccccccaaaaaaaaaaaagaaaagaaaagaaaaaagaaaaaaagaaaaaaagaagggcctccctcctccctggagAATTCATCGCCGGAACCCTCAGACTCAACTGCCAGACAACCAGTCACTTCAGAACGGCTCAGGCCTGGCCCTCATTGCCACCTGACTCAGCCTAGGAGCCTTGACTTCCCTGTTGCCACCTAGGCTGGTACCCGCAGCCCAGCCAAAGAGCAGTAACACTATTGTAGATAAAATCTCCTTTTCCCACACCCCCAGTTGGAACAGAGAtcttgtgacacacacacacactttgttctgGGATCACTTGGGAATCTGTGCTCCGCCCTCTTCTGCCAGAGTCCTACAACACTTGCGCCTTCCGGCAGAGCAGTGTACATTTTCGGCTCAGTGCCCCGGTGGCAGAACCACACAGATAAGCACATCACCAAGTGATGTGTCAACTTTGCTTGCCAATATTCTCTGACTGGTTAAATAAAGTAGCTGAcggcctgtaactgggcagaagaaaaGTAGGCGGGGAAGTAGGTGGGGCTTAGGGTCCCAGGCTTGGGGTCAGATGATGACcgtgaggcaggagagagaagtaggagaggaagccagagagaaggaggTCACCATGGGACAGGATGGACCATGAGCacgtggccatgagggctggcctgatgggacagaagcagcccaggcaggagcaATTATGGCAAGAAActtggggtgtgtagctgggatatagcaaaatagcttagagggttgagacctgcccagttattgtgccttaaagcttttataaaattaaaaagtctcTGTCTCAATGATTTGGGATCTAGCTAGGGTAGAGAAATCTTCTGGAATTTACTATCAATCCCACATACCTAGTTTGATTTCCAACACTCATGTCAGGTGACTTACAACCCAGCTGTAGCTGCAGCTCCAAGGAACCCAACGCCTCTAGCCGCCTCAGGCTCCTgtactcacacagagacacatacatggttttcagtgtaaaaaaaaatagtttaatacACATACACTTAAACCATTAGAAagaaagtttcatttaaaaagtagatgCACAGCTTTTACAGTAAAACAATCCGCCACTCACTCTGCAGAGTGCACTAAGGCTCTTCTGGTACTGGAAAGTGACACAGTTTAGGTTTGTTGGGATTATTTTTCAGCAGCCAATCAGCTAGCCACgtctatggaaaaagaaaaactcatgttaataaacatttaaatatttacttttaatgtaTAATGAAAATAGCAATTGAAAAGCtaagtatctttaaaaagaaattgagacagggtctcacagccaaggctgtctggaatttactatgtagaccaggctggccttgaactcacagagctcaagctgcctctgcctcctgagtgctgagataaaaggtaAATGCCATGACATTCAGCTAAacagcttttctgtttgtttggtttgtttgttcacgacagggcttctctgtgtcaccctggtgTCTTgaaactcgatctgtagaccaagttggtctcacattcagagatctgcctgctctgcctctcaagtgctgggattattgttttttttttgtttttttttttttaagatttatttgtttattatttatacaatgctctgcctgcaggtgagccagcatgccagaagaggggaccagatcttattacagacgtgtttttctttaaagatttatatatttattatgtatacagtattctgtctgcatgtacacctgcatgccagaagaaggtaccagatctcattatagatggttgtgagccaccatgtggttgctgggaattgaactcaggacctttgaagagcagccagtgctctgaacctttgagccatctttccagcccaagtgctgggattaaagtcctgtgctGCCACCTTCACCACCCTGTcctgtaggcttcgaccttttccaaacctactttatttaaggttctttaatgcttatacctcccttccaactcacctaccctggataggagagaaaagaggttaatgggaacaggagaagtagagctTTTTgtactcagttcctgggagcgattccctggcgtagtcggcaggatttcagcagaccagcaattccaccaaagttgctgcaggaaactggaacagcagctggaacccggagTCCCAAAGCGTTCTCTGGCAAGGTTCTCTCTAGGATCATCTCGAAGTGgggcgatgaacagccaaacaataccaagacgcacccccccccaaaaaaaaacctctcctgtTTTGAgctcatatatatctcctctcagagtctgtactaagatgtgtttcagctggcaaaaaccaagcccccgcaCGAAGTGGTTCATCttttagtggataaacatcacctgttctctcacaagtcttttccccatgccacacttgggatcaaaacaaaaacatgtgtacatccactacactGCCCCAGTTTAGAGAAATCTTTACAACCCTGGAAGTTGACAAAGGACCTCATGTAGAGAAATGATATCCTATCCCCCAGTGACCATTGTATCACTGGGGCTTAGAGCAGGGTGAGATTCAGACCAGACTATGGTGAGCCTGAAAGAAGGAACCAAACtgccattatgaataaagcttccaTTTTGAATAAGAGTCAACTAAAGTTTAAATTTCCAAGACCTTCCTGAGTAACTGACATCCTACTTGGCAGAGAGAGACCATGTACATGGGTAACTGACCCTGGTTGGCAAGTTGAGACATGAAGGCTAGGCAAGTTGTTCCGCCACAGCTGAATAAACCAACCAATGGGAACAGGAAGGACCACATAGGGAAATGTTCCTAGGAAAGCCCTGTATCCCTAAACCCTGATTCGTGTGGCTGTAACATGGCACAGATATTTGTGGCTTTTAGGCTTACAAGCTCTATAACATTCTGGCTGGGGGGCCAGGCttgggtggcacacgcctttaattccagcactagggaggcagaggcacgtggattgctttgagttcgaggccagcctattctacaaagtgagtccaggacagccagggctacagagaaaccctgtctccaacaaaacaaaacaacaacaacaaaaaagggctggaatgtgtgggtgggtgtcGCAGTTCAGCCTCCAACTCTGTTCTGCATCCCAGGTTGATCAGTAGCGACTTAATTgcaataaatttttcttttctgtcttggcCTGGTGTTTGAGTTGCATTGGAACTACGCAGACCCCATAACAAGCTCAGTGTAAATGCTGAACTAAAGCAGGAGACAGCaaagggaagagagcagggaagAGTGTTACCTCATTAGAACTGGGACACTGTGGCAatcataacaacaaaaaccctcaagCCTTTTAGGTTTTGTGGCCAACCTGCATAATGCTAATAAGAAAcatatgagctgggcatggtggctcaagcctttaatcccagcactttggaggtagaggcaggggaatctgagttcgaggccagtgtggtctatagagtgtcaggacagccagggctacacagagaaaccttgtctgaaaaaaaaaaatctagaggactggagagatggctcagaggttaagagcactgtccgttcttccaaaggtcctgagttcaattcccagcaaacacatggtggctccaaaccatctgcaatgagatctggtgccctcttctggggtacagatacacatgcaggcagaacactgtataaataataaataaataaataaataaataaatcttttaaaaaatctaagtagaggaggaagagagagacagagagggagagagagagagagagagagaagagaggagaagagagagaaagaagaaaattattacaACAACAGTGAAACCATTCTTCTACAAAATTTGATCATCACTGTAAAATGATTATGAGTATGGGGTTGGGCTGGGCAGCGGCACAGGCCTGTAAAtctagcactcaggtggcagggacaggtgaatctctgattTTGAGACTAGCTTGGTCTATTGGTCTACAATGTCTGGCTAttagtgaaataagccagacatcttttttgttctgtgttgggaactgaactcacagcTTTGGCTATGCCCAGAAAATGTCCACATCCccgagttttgtgtgtgtgtgtgtgtgtgtgtgtgtgtgtgtgtgtgtgtgtgtgtgcgtgtgcgtgtgttgttcttgttcttgttgttaagGCACACACCCCAGGGCACATCTGTGGAtccagaggacaatttttgggAGCTGATTCTCTACTTCCACTCTGTGGAATCCCagcatggaactcaggtcatgaggctggCACAGCAAGCGCTTTGTCTCCCAGCCCACCCAGTTCCCaggcccccaacacacacctttcTTGTGAGcctgggtctcactctgtagccttgactggcctgaaaTCCACTATATGGACTAAaccagccttgaattcacagagatctgcctgcctccaccagccaagtactgggattaaagacattggCCACCATGACCAGACCACCTTTTACAATTACTTTGAGACCGGGTCTCACTAAATTGTCCTGCTTGGTAGTCATGGAGTCAATACGTAGACCAAACCTTCAGacttcaaagaataaatattaagtgAGGCATGGTGctaccctttaatcccagcactcaggaggcagaggcagacagatctctgtgagttccaggccaacctggtctacaaatcgcatccaggacagccagggctacacaaggaaacccagtcttgaaaaacaaaagcaaaacaagacaaaaataattagccaggcatgatggcaccatctttaactccagccttcgggaggcaaaggcaagtggatctgtgtgagtttgaggtcaccttgGTTTACAGGGTGAgcactaggacagccagggctacacagtgagaccctgtctcgaaaataaacaaatatgataTGTTCTTAAGTATGAAAATGATAAACAGCATTTTCTACTGAGATTAAAAGTTATCTTACGTAAGGGTCCGCTGGCTTCTGCTTGCAAAGCTCTGTGAGTCCTTGCAGCAGGGTTGGCGTTACATACAAATTCAAATAGTCCTTAGCAACTTGTCCAGTTGGAATGGGTTCAATGATCACTGCAAATACAAACAAGCCCACACTAAATAGCAGATATAAGTGATTAAACATTATATAGCTGTTAAAAAGGATGCCTTCAAGAGTTCTtatctgatcccagcactcaggaggcagaggcaggtggactgctgtgagttcgaggccagcttggtctacaaagggagtccaggacagccaaaagctacacagagaaaccctgtctggaaaaacaaaaacaaaacaaaacaaacaaaaaagagttcttATCTGTCATGagctttaaatttgatttttatatctttaCACTTATTAAAGTATTATCATTGTTACTATTACTGGCTATCGGATAGGGTCGCGCTGTATTcccagctggcctgggactcactaggCAGCGTAGGCTGGCACCAAACCCAAGGTGCTCTTCCTAGTTGGCTACGTGACTCCTGTGATAACAGGTGTGTGCAAGCACACTCTATCTGTTTGCTAAGGTATTACTTACACGCAGTGCTTGCTTGCTGAATTTGTGATcacactgagaaataaaaataatttaaaataaaagaaccaaaaTGACCATAACCACCATATACAAAAGAGCAAACACAGAACCAGCCAAGTGCAGaggccactcaggaggctggctCAGCCAGAGTGAAGCAGGCTTACCTGTGGACAGCGTATTGAgacttgcctcaaaaaaacagggctggaaagCCAGGCTGCAGTACAGGCCTGAAATCCTAGCATTGGGGGGTGTGGGAAGATCactagttcaagaccagctgagACCTACAGGCCTATCTCAAAATTAAAGGGGGGGCTGTCTCAAAATTAAGGGTGggggctcagtgattaagaccaATAtttattccagaggacccaaattcaaatTTCAGCActcacaccaggtggctcacagctgtctgtaactccaggggatggtgctgccttctggcctctgaggacatttGCACACAGGTGGAatacactcacatagacatatttttttaaaatactacaaaTAAATAGGCTAAGGGGTGAGGACTAAGCAGCTCACCGGCAAAGGTTTGCCTGTTATGGAGCCCTGGGTTCACTTCTCAGTACTTAAAAGGCAGCGGGCGGTTTCTGGGTGTTccacttttaaaagtttactgACGTCCTGACTTCAGATTGGACAGAAACCACAAAGGATCTGGAATTATCAATTTCAAGTTGATGTAagactttcttgttttgttttgttgagaaaagatccacctcccaagtgccgagaggtgttttggttttgttgtgagCTAAggtctgtgtagcctagactggcttcCACTGGAGGCCTGtggtcccccaccccacccggtTGTCTCCGGTGATGGGATTAAAACCCAGGACTGCCCTGGGGATGGGCAAGCTTCCTGTAAACATCTCAGGCCCCTCCAGCTTCAAGTGTTAACGACTCACAATCTGAAAAGATAACAGAGCATCTAGGAGGAAAATATCTTCCTTCCCAGGCATGTCTTCAAGATAAAGAACAAACTTAGGAGGCGACCAGTTTGGAGGCGCAGCGAGAGAGAAAGCAGGCACCAGGAGCTCACCTTCTGGAAACATGAACCGGATCTCTCTCTCTGAGGCAGCGAAGTCATTGCTCCCGTGAAGAGCGTTCCTTAGCTCATCCGTACCGTAGATCGCCCTTAGACTGAGGAGAATTAAAGACGCTGTCCTTCCCCTGACACACTTTCCTGCATGTCAGCGCGATCACTCTACACTATtcggaggagggaggggaacaggtgGGATAGTTTTCTCCTTCTAGCTCGGGGGTCCTGAGTTCGAAACCAGATCGTCCCACTTGGCTGCAAgactttacccactcagccatcttgccagactttttctttttctttctttttttttttttttttttcaagacagggtttctctatgttagccttggctgtccgtgactcactttatagaccaggctggcctcgaactcacagtgattcaaagcgtgcgccaccatgcccggcctattttttttttttttttaaagacaggccaTCACTAGTCTAATTTTAAGCTTTTTCATCTACTTAGATGAGGGTCATTGCATTTATGTATGCTATTGGCACACTCTGTGAAAATGGCATTCTCTAGATGAAGAAAGGTGttttgtgaaaagaaaatataaattcaaaatgCCATAACTATTTCATTTCTAGAAGCTAGCAATAATGctgaaattttagaattttttaaaaaatatttatttatttattatcatgtatacagtgctctgcttgcatgtactcctgcaagccagaagagggcgccatatcacattacagatggttatgagccaccatgtggttgctgggaattgaactcaggacctttggaagagcaggcggcactcttaaccactgagccatctctccagcccgaaattttggaatttttaattttaattttattttttatttttgagacaggttcttactatgtatccttggttggcctggaacttgctaatgTAGGCCAGGCTATTCTTAAACTCTCAGAAATTTGCCTGCTTCGGTCTctcaagtcctgagattaaagatacataccaccatgtccagaaaacaaacctaaaaaatTCTAACTTTCCCATTAAAAAATcctacttcagaaaaaaaaaaaaaaatactacttcaggctgggtgtggtggtgcacatctttaatcccagcacatgggagacagagacaggcggatctctgtgagtttgaagtcagcctggtctacagagctagttccaaggcagccaggctacacagagaaaccttgtttcaaaaaaacaaatacataaataaatgaccggagagatggctcagccgttaagagcactggctattcttccagaggtcctgagttctattcccagcaaccacatggtggctcacaaccatctataatgggatccgatgccctcttctggcatgcaaatgTATGTTTGGACAGagcactcataaaaataaattacataaaataaatctttaaaaaactaaaacaaaaaaaatcctccttCAGGACCAGTGAGTTGGCTAAGCTGCTGAAAGCACTTGCCAGAAAGCCTGATTTGAGTCATGTTCTACATGTGAAAGGCACACATACCCAGACATAAAAACAAAGTGAAGTTAAAAATCCTGTTTCATAGCCATGTGTCCTGgctcatgcctgcaattccagcataggctgggggtgggggactagGGTAGGAGGATCATCACAATTCAAAGCTAAACTAGGCGACACAGAGAATtacaggccagcttggtctacagagtaagacctagtctcaaaaaataatttaaaaatcccaatcaacgaaccaaacaaacaaaaacagggcagTGGTAGGGTGGCATACaccgttaatctcagcactcagggaggcagaggcaggtggatctctgaatttgaggccatcctggtctatagaatgagttccaggacagccagggctatacagagaaaccctgtctcaaaaaaccaaaccaaaccaaaacaatgaaagaaaaaacagaaagaaaaaaaaaaagtaatcaatcAATAAATCCTGCGTTAGAGGCAATTTAATGCAAGGCTAATCAGCCATCGATGAGATATTCTTTGATGCCTTATGTAGCATTTGATATTAAGATAGACATTAAAATTGTGagaatgagctgggcatggtggcaaaggcctgtaatcccagcacccaggaggcagaggcaggcagatctctgtgagttcgaggccagccaggtctacaaagcaagtccaggacagccagggctacacagatagaccttgcctcaaaacaaaaacaaaaacaaaaacaagctggagagatggctcaaaggctaagagcactgactactcttccagaggtcctgagttcaattcccaggaaccacaccgtggctcacaaccacctataatgtgatctgatgccctcttctggcctgaaggtatacatgcaggcagaacactgtatatacaataaattttagagcctggcatggtggcacatgcctttaatcccagcacttgggaggcagaggcaggtggatcgctgtgagtccgaggccagcctggtctacagagcaagtccaggacagccaaggctacacacagagaaaccctgtctcgaaaaaccaaaaaccaaacatggTGAGAATGTCAAATTCACTGCCCTACACCAGAGATAACTTCACGCAGGAAAACTTCCACATGATGGAGACCCAGAACTGGAAGGCAGCAGGcttgggcttttttgtttcttttgttttcatactTTAAGGCGGCTTCAATCCTTCAAGCCACTCCAGGAAAATTACCTGTCCGGGTGTGTCTCCTTGGCTACTAAACTATTAGGCGGTCCCAAAAGTTCTTTCCAGTAAGATATGGCATTATGTCTGGCTAGTATCATAGCAACAAGAGGTCCAGAGCTCATATAAGCTGTTAAATTTGGGAAAAACATTTTCCCATACTGATCCACATAAAAGTTACTACAGTGCTCAGGGCTGAGGTGTAGTTTTCGTctctgtaaacaaaacaaaagtcgaCAACCGCATTTAAAGGGACAGTTCAATGAAAGCTCATTAAGTCATCAGTAACTTACCGGGCAGGGTCCGGCATGCCTGTAATTATCTCTGCTTTATTATACAGAAAGTAAATGATAATTAAATAAGTTCAGAGGAAGTATTTatcccatttaaaaaatgatccCTGGGCTACTGCCAAGGCTGAAGTTCTAAATTCAACCCCCAGAATTTACATGTTGGGAATAGAAAACTGACACTGTGCATGTGCataagtaaatgttaaaactgttgttgagccgggcgtggtggcgcacgcctttgataccagcactcgggaggtagagacaggtggatcactgtgagttcgaggccagcttagtctacaaaagtgagttcaggacagccaggacagttacacagagaaatcctgcctcaaaacaaaacaaaacctgttgtTGTacgacagagtttctctgtgtagtcccagctgtcctagaactcactgtgtagaccaggctagccttgaatatATGGAGATCCAAAAGCttctgccccttgagtgctgggattaaagacgcgtGGCACCACCTCCAggctaaaaa is a window encoding:
- the Nme5 gene encoding nucleoside diphosphate kinase homolog 5 → MEVSMPLPQIYVEKTLALIKPDIVDKEEEICDIILRSGFTIIQRRKLHLSPEHCSNFYVDQYGKMFFPNLTAYMSSGPLVAMILARHNAISYWKELLGPPNSLVAKETHPDSLRAIYGTDELRNALHGSNDFAASEREIRFMFPEVIIEPIPTGQVAKDYLNLYVTPTLLQGLTELCKQKPADPYTWLADWLLKNNPNKPKLCHFPVPEEP